A single window of Triplophysa rosa linkage group LG2, Trosa_1v2, whole genome shotgun sequence DNA harbors:
- the si:dkey-17o15.2 gene encoding spidroin-1, protein MGDNDLQMEITGQTQESSSGDKIDLSLDDIIKLNKRKQNAIRASNRAKSKRAAVLNKFNQIPQQQRGRGRGAQQYQGPGRVRGFRRQRGSGRGMMSRGSSVSPMNRAAASTMTGGQFDQTTFTSRGTFRGRGRGRGGSLSRGALSARGQRTSQKGGRLFVLDRGFSATRRAEKLENYQKISRRTAPSDSTLTVSLPNAKSAPVALRRTNQNWRGGAALRGRSSGGASTTSPKGIHLHFNYKATTNQTGQSLNDRFTDLKVIGRGSGRGRGRGRGDIAGGGRGRGDIAQGGRGRGNILKGGRGRGNILQGGRGRGNISLGGRGRGNISLGGRGRGNILQGGRGRGNILQGGRGRGNILLGGRGRGNILQGGRGRGNGRGGFTRGNGRGGFTRGRGFTRQADRTVTLQ, encoded by the exons ATGGGGGATAATGATTTACAAATGGAGATTACAGGGCAAACGCAGGAGTCTTCAAGCGGGGACAAGATCGACTTGTCCTTAG ATGACATCATAAAGCTAAATAAAAGGAAGCAAAATGCGATCAGAGCATCCAACAGAGCTAAAAGTAAACGTGCAGCTGTGTTGAATAAATTCAACCAGATTCCACAGCAGCAGAGGGGACGCGGACGGGGAGCACAGCAGTACCAAG GGCCTGGCAGGGTGAGAGGTTTCAGGAGACAAAGGGGATCTGGGAGGGGCATGATGTCAAGAGGCAGTAGTGTTAGTCCAATGAACAGAGCTGCAGCCAGCACCATG ACAGGTGGACAGTTTGATCAGACCACATTCACATCGAGAGGGACGTTCAGAGGACGAGGCAGAGGTAGAGGAGGCAGCTTGAGCAG GGGTGCGTTGTCAGCAAGAGGACAGAGAACTTCACAGAAGGGTGGAAGACTATTTGTATTAGACAGAGGG TTTTCTGCCACAAGAAGGGCTGAGAAGTTAGAAAATTATCAGAAGATaag TCGAAGAACAGCACCATCTGACTCAACGCTGACAGTTTCCTTGCCAAATGCTAAATCTGCACCTGTCGCTCT AAGGAGAACTAATCAGAACTGGAGGGGTGGGGCAGCGTTAAGGGGCAGATCATCTGGAGGAGCAAGTACTACTTCACCTAAAGGCATTCATCTGCACTTTAACTACAAAGCAACTACTAACCAG ACTGGACAATCCCTCAATGACCGTTTCACTGACCTAAAGGTCATAGGGCGAGGGAGTGGAAGAGGAAGGGGCAGAGGAAGAGGAGATATCGCAGGCGGTGGAAGAGGCAGGGGAGACATTGCACAGGGTGGACGAGGCAGAGGAAACATATTAAAGGGTGGACGAGGCAGAGGAAACATTTTACAGGGTGGACGAGGCAGAGGAAACATTTCACTGGGTGGACGAGGCAGAGGAAACATTTCACTGGGTGGACGAGGCAGAGGAAACATTTTACAGGGTGGACGAGGCAGAGGAAACATTTTACAGGGTGGACGAGGCAGAGGAAACATTTTACTGGGTGGACGAGGCAGAGGAAACATATTGCAGGGTGGACGAGGCAGAGGAAATGGAAGGGGCGGTTTCACAAGAGGAAATGGAAGGGGAGGTTTCACAAGAGGAAGAGGCTTCACAAGACAAGCTGACCGAACTGTAACTCTTCAATAA